In Pochonia chlamydosporia 170 chromosome 3, whole genome shotgun sequence, the following are encoded in one genomic region:
- a CDS encoding clathrin light chain (similar to Metarhizium acridum CQMa 102 XP_007814906.1), with the protein MADRFPSLDDFDSGAQTEIKDPSADPSADDFLAREKALLGDDAEQFATSDDAAALAGSDGDLLGQGDNSESTFKSQFPDLASPSSGTGGPPEGSSITGPSVSYNSGYQTQIDDEEEPEVIKRWREERDAQISKRTEQFAAQREETIKEAQQNIDDFYENYNAKKEKGIAQTRKDAEQFLANREDTVSGGTSWDRVAKLVDVSGKGTRGGATGSGKERFREMLTSLRKDEKAPAATGY; encoded by the exons ATGGCCGATAGATTTCCGTCTCTTGACGACTTCGATTCCGGAG CTCAAACCGAAATTAAAGATCCTTCCGCTGATCCATCAGCCGATGACTTTCTCGCCAGAGAGAAAGCCTTGTTGGGAGATGACGCCGAACAGTTTGCAACCAGTGACGATGCTGCCGCTCTGGCGGGATCCGACGGCGACCTTTTGGGACAGGGTGATAATAGCGAGTCAACCTTCAAGTCCCAATTTCCCGACCTTGCAAGTCCATCCTCA GGCACTGGTGGACCACCGGAAGGCAGTTCCATCACTGGACCATCTGTGAGCTACAACTCTGGTTATCAGACTCAGAtagacgatgaggaagagccCGAGGTGATCAAGCGATGGAGAGAGGAACGCGATGCACAGATTTCCAAGAGAACTGAGCAATTTGCTGCCCAGCGTGAGGAGACTATTAAAGAAGCGCAGCAGAATATCGACGATTTCTATGAGAATTACAACGCtaagaaagaaaaaggaatTGCCCAGACCAGGAAAGACGCGGAGCAATTCCTCGCTAACCGCGAGGACACAGTCTCAGGTGGAACCAGTTGGGATCGCGTTGCGAAGCTCGTGGATGTGAGTGGTAAAGGCACCAGGGGTGGCGCAACGGGGTCTGGCAAAGAACGTTTTCGCGAAATGTTGACGAGCTTACGGAAAGACGAGAAGGCGCCCGCGGCAACGGGTTATTGA
- a CDS encoding RNA polymerase II, large subunit (similar to Metarhizium robertsii ARSEF 23 XP_007819865.1), with amino-acid sequence MAYNDDSVLARLSSLNESHDSIATAAQWIMFHRRHADRTVQLWMQRLKDSSSTKRLSLVYLANEVVQQSRIRHKEDFVIAFSPIIAEASSIAYKGAPAEIQAKLRRVIDVWKDRSIFEVPIQKAIESRLDDLDKARGTPRSGFTGSPFGTSSVPSEIAPLVTSHQKIAKLSGPLPNAISSANQEYQKQMDPEVAVPSAPVYAARLNGLLKTLANAESAVAECVKARESLVSALEKLLDENRTTLDADRKAAAELLQRKMEIEDKKQQVEIAIMRALGPAEGNGLSGEGDSGSPHTELDRPEMEALTPPPLDDEPGAEHLEASEMAPVEPSAEQDSGNSYQSVSISSNGSKKRRRVDDPADFPDLGGDDGIDPEVVEMLKESAEA; translated from the exons ATGGCATACAACGATGATTCGGTTCTGGCGCGATTGTCGTCATTGAATGAAAGTCACGACAGCATCGCCACCGCTGCCCAATGGATCATGTTCCATCG GCGTCACGCGGATCGCACTGTACAGCTATGGATGCAGCGCTTGAAGGATTCCTCCAGTACGAAACGACTGAGTTTGGTATATCTCGCGAATG AAGTTGTTCAACAATCACGAATACGCCACAAGGAGGATTTTGTCATAGCATTCTCTCCCATAATCGCCGAAGCCTCGTCCATAGCATACAAGGGCGCACCTGCAGAAATTCAGGCGAAACTTCGACGCGTCATCGACGTCTGGAAGGACAGGTCTATCTTTGAAGTACCAATTCAAAAGGCCATCGAGTCCCGTCTTGATG ATCTTGACAAAGCTAGAGGGACACCGAGGTCTGGATTTACAGGTTCTCCTTTCGGGACATCGTCTGTGCCATCCGAGATCGCTCCGCTCGTCACTTCTCATCAAAAAATTGCGAAGCTCAGTGGACCTTTGCCGAACGCGATTTCTTCCGCAAATCAAGAATATCAGAAACAAATGGATCCCGAAGTTGCCGTACCATCGGCTCCGGTGTATGCCGCTCGGCTAAATGGACTTCTTAAAACCCTTGCGAATGCAGAGAGCGCTGTCGCAGAATGCGTGAAAGCTCGAGAAAGCTTAGTATCCGCTTTGGAGAAACTTTTGGATGAAAACCGGACTACTCTAGACGCAGACAGGAAGGCAGCTGCGGAATTACTCCAGAGAAAGATGGAAATCGAAGATAAGAAGCAGCAGGTAGAAATTGCTATTATGCGAGCCTTAGGACCTGCAGAGGGCAATGGTTTATCTGGAGAAGGCGACTCAGGCAGCCCACATACTGAACTAGACCGACCTGAGATGGAGGCTCTCACCCCCCCTCCTCTGGACGATGAACCCGGGGCCGAGCATCTTGAGGCATCCGAAATGGCTCCTGTTGAGCCATCTGCAGAACAAGACTCGGGAAATTCATATCAATCGGTCTCTATTTCTTCAAATGGATCAAAAAAAAGACGAAGGGTGGATGACCCTGCGGACTTTCCCGATCTTGGGGGAGATGATGGTATCGATCCCGAGGTTGTAGAaatgttgaaggagagtGCTGAGGCATAG